Genomic DNA from Frankiales bacterium:
GATCACGAGCCCGCCGAACAGGCCGACCATGTACACGCTCGCGACCCGGCCCTGGAGCTCGGTGGGCACCACCCGCTGGCGCACCGTCTGCGACACCGTGCCCCACACGAACGCGTAGGCGCCGAACACGACCATGATCGCGATCGCCACGGCACCGGACGTGGTGAGCGCGAGGGACAGGTGCGTGAGCACCTCCAGCAGCAGGCAGACGCGCATGACCGTCGCCAGCGCCACGTGCCGCTCGATCCAGCCGTACGACGACGTGCCCGCGATGCCGCCGACGGCGGCCGCCGTGGTGAGCAGGCCGAACCCGATCTCGCCCATGTGCAGGTGGTCGAGCGAGTAGAGCACCAGCACCGACCACGCGGCGCCCCAGGTGATGTTGAAGACCAGGATCACCAGGGCGAGGGTGCGCACCGCTGCGTGGTGCAGCAGCCAGCGCACGCCCTCCGCGATGTCGCGCAGCACGTGGGACTGGGAGGTGTCGCGCACCGCGCCGGGCGGCGTCACGATCCGCGACACGAGCAGCACCGCGAGGGACACGCACACCACCTGCGTGACGAACGGCCACACCATCCCGGCGGCGAACAGGAACGCGCCCACGGGCGGGCCGACGATCTGGTTGGCCACCAGGAAGCTGCCCTGGAAGCGGGCGTTGCCCACACCGAGGTCCGCCGGCTTCACCAGCATCGGCAGCAGGGTGGACGACGTCGTGTCCGCGAACACCTCGGCGACGCCGAGCAGCAGCATCGCGACGAGCACCACCGTGATGTCGACCCGGTCGGTGAGGATCGCGCCGCACAGCACCGCGACCACGACGGCGCGCGAGCCGTCAGCGACCATCACGAGCAGCCGGCGGTCGACCCGGTCCGCGATGGCGCCGGCGTAGAGGCCGAGGAGGAGCCACGGCAGCCGCTGGAGCAGGCCCGCCATCGCGACGAGGAACGCGTCGTGGGTCTGCGAGGCGACCAGCAGCGGGCCGGCCGCCAGCGCGATGCCGTCGCCGAGGTTCGCGACCGTGTTCGAGG
This window encodes:
- a CDS encoding MFS transporter, which gives rise to MSTLVDRVAPPRMGSSFRWLLSSNTVANLGDGIALAAGPLLVASQTHDAFLVAMAGLLQRLPWLLLGLYAGAIADRVDRRLLVMVADGSRAVVVAVLCGAILTDRVDITVVLVAMLLLGVAEVFADTTSSTLLPMLVKPADLGVGNARFQGSFLVANQIVGPPVGAFLFAAGMVWPFVTQVVCVSLAVLLVSRIVTPPGAVRDTSQSHVLRDIAEGVRWLLHHAAVRTLALVILVFNITWGAAWSVLVLYSLDHLHMGEIGFGLLTTAAAVGGIAGTSSYGWIERHVALATVMRVCLLLEVLTHLSLALTTSGAVAIAIMVVFGAYAFVWGTVSQTVRQRVVPTELQGRVASVYMVGLFGGLVIGQAIGGWLASTWGLTAPFWFAFVGSGLTLALVWRQLAHIAHAPAETV